Proteins from one Limisphaera ngatamarikiensis genomic window:
- a CDS encoding YbjQ family protein yields MSHTHPLTTTAFELPGYRVVQNYGVVRGIVVRSRSLLGNIGAGLQMLFGGNITLYTALCEQARQEAFDQMLAHAGQLGANAVIGVRYDATEIASGVTEVLCYGTAVRVEPMGS; encoded by the coding sequence ATGAGTCACACGCATCCCTTGACCACAACAGCATTCGAATTGCCCGGCTACCGGGTCGTCCAGAACTATGGCGTGGTGCGCGGGATTGTGGTACGTTCTCGATCGCTCCTGGGCAACATCGGAGCCGGCTTGCAAATGCTGTTCGGAGGCAACATCACCCTCTATACGGCACTCTGCGAGCAGGCCCGACAGGAGGCGTTCGACCAGATGCTGGCCCACGCCGGGCAATTGGGCGCCAACGCCGTCATCGGCGTGCGATACGACGCCACCGAGATCGCCTCGGGCGTCACCGAGGTCCTGTGCTACGGCACGGCGGTGCGTGTGGAGCCGATGGGTTCTTGA
- a CDS encoding YebC/PmpR family DNA-binding transcriptional regulator has product MAGHSKWAKVKHFKGALDAKKGKLFSKLAREIMIAAKQGGGDPEMNPRLRMVLLKCRAANMPKENIERAIARATGAGDAGNYEEITYEIYAPHGVALLVPVSTDNRNRTAAEIRSIVTRNGGSMATTGAVSHLFQRKGQIIVARENAQEDVLMEIALEAGAEDFRADEQGYEIITEPSKFEAVHRALEQRGIKCEVAEVTELPITTVPLQDPEAVAAVNRLIEALEDHDDVKEVYSNAEFLN; this is encoded by the coding sequence ATGGCAGGTCATAGCAAGTGGGCAAAAGTCAAGCACTTCAAAGGCGCGCTCGACGCCAAGAAGGGCAAGTTGTTCTCCAAACTGGCACGCGAAATCATGATCGCCGCCAAACAGGGCGGTGGTGACCCCGAAATGAACCCGCGGCTCCGCATGGTCCTGCTCAAGTGCCGGGCGGCCAACATGCCCAAGGAGAACATCGAACGGGCCATCGCGCGGGCCACCGGCGCCGGCGACGCCGGCAACTACGAGGAAATTACCTACGAAATCTATGCCCCGCACGGTGTGGCGTTGCTCGTGCCCGTCAGCACCGACAACCGGAACCGCACTGCCGCCGAAATCCGCAGCATCGTCACCCGCAACGGCGGATCCATGGCCACCACGGGCGCGGTCAGTCACCTGTTCCAGCGCAAGGGCCAGATCATCGTGGCGCGCGAAAATGCCCAGGAAGATGTGTTGATGGAAATCGCACTGGAAGCCGGGGCCGAGGATTTCCGCGCCGATGAACAGGGCTACGAAATCATCACCGAACCCTCGAAGTTCGAAGCCGTCCACCGGGCCCTCGAACAACGCGGCATCAAATGCGAGGTGGCCGAGGTAACCGAACTTCCCATCACCACCGTGCCCCTCCAGGACCCGGAGGCCGTCGCCGCCGTAAACCGGTTGATCGAAGCCCTCGAGGACCACGACGACGTCAAGGAGGTCTACTCCAACGCCGAGTTCCTGAACTGA
- a CDS encoding MMPL family transporter, which translates to MNLFGAHPWVPALLAALARAVARKPLWFVSAHLLLATGAVLYTLHNLQFDTRRGNLVGENLRYHRNFLKFRAEFPKPDDLVVVVESEDPEANRQFVERLAARLEAEPELFHRVFYKGDLKLLGNKALHLLSEARLQQLHDQLTRYQPFLAALGNTTNLLSLFDQINTWFRTARNAPPERQQALLEALPALERILAQAEASLHRPGLPPSPGVTALFNSSEEALHAQYLAYNHGRMFLVTTYPPSVDRERAAIARLREKVEETRREVPGVNVGITGEPVLEWDEMQQSQHDTLRASVLALVLCAALFIAGYRETGRPLKAMATLLVGVAHTLGFATATVGHLNILTITFVPILVGLAIDFGIHLVTRYEEELRAGHGRVPALERAMTHTGQGILTGALTTAGGFWAMTLTNFKGIQEMGWICGGGMVICLITTLTFLPALLLAGRQNLYDETSVQIPVRARIEQLWLRRPRWVLALAVALTLLTGTLALRMRFDYNLLNLQSQSLPAVVFSKKLILSAGRSLLYGVVIADSLPEARQLQTRLEALPAVASVESLVPLLTPEPGRKSEIIRQTRDLTRQLPLPEPDPAPVALQDLSRTLWALGGYLGLALESLTPDQQELRSTLERLRETVTSLRRSMLDETLGTDTQRAEKLAAYQRAFFQDLRETLQALQQQDPEVPVQLQDLPAALRERFVGVHGKLLLQVFPREDVWQRKPQEEFVRQLRTVDPDATGTPVQLYEYTTLLKESYEQAAWYALAAIILLVGWHFRNPVAVALSLLPVGLGMVWLMGWMIWRDVSFNPANIMTLPLVIGIGVTNGIHILTRYAEEQQPGLLARSTGKAVLVSGLTTVAGFGSLMLADHQGIASLGFVMSAGVTTCMVAALTVLPALLVVLHQARHRPL; encoded by the coding sequence ATGAACCTGTTCGGGGCCCATCCATGGGTGCCTGCCCTGCTGGCCGCACTGGCCCGCGCCGTGGCCCGCAAACCCCTTTGGTTCGTCTCCGCCCACCTCCTGCTGGCCACCGGCGCGGTCCTCTACACCCTCCACAACCTTCAATTCGACACCCGCCGAGGCAACCTGGTCGGTGAGAACCTCCGCTACCACCGCAACTTCCTGAAATTCCGCGCCGAGTTCCCCAAACCGGATGACCTGGTCGTCGTCGTCGAAAGCGAGGATCCCGAAGCCAACCGCCAGTTCGTCGAACGCCTGGCCGCACGGTTGGAGGCCGAACCCGAACTGTTCCACCGCGTTTTCTACAAGGGCGACCTCAAGTTGCTGGGCAACAAAGCACTCCACCTCCTGTCCGAGGCCCGGCTCCAACAACTGCACGATCAATTAACCCGTTACCAACCCTTCCTGGCCGCCCTCGGCAACACCACCAACCTCCTGTCCCTCTTCGACCAGATCAACACCTGGTTCCGGACCGCCCGCAACGCACCCCCGGAACGACAACAGGCCCTGCTCGAAGCCCTGCCGGCCCTGGAACGAATCCTCGCCCAGGCCGAGGCCAGTCTCCATCGGCCCGGGTTGCCCCCCTCGCCCGGCGTCACCGCCCTCTTCAACAGTAGCGAGGAAGCCCTGCACGCCCAATACCTCGCCTACAACCACGGGCGCATGTTCCTGGTCACCACCTACCCGCCCTCGGTGGACCGGGAGCGGGCAGCCATCGCCCGCCTGCGCGAAAAGGTCGAGGAAACCCGCCGTGAAGTGCCCGGCGTCAACGTCGGCATCACCGGTGAACCGGTACTGGAGTGGGACGAAATGCAGCAGTCCCAACACGACACCCTGCGCGCCAGCGTACTTGCCCTCGTCCTGTGCGCCGCCCTGTTCATCGCGGGCTACCGCGAAACCGGCCGGCCCCTCAAAGCCATGGCAACCCTCCTGGTCGGCGTGGCCCACACCCTCGGCTTCGCCACCGCCACCGTCGGCCACCTCAACATCCTGACCATCACCTTCGTCCCCATCCTCGTCGGCCTGGCCATCGACTTCGGCATCCACCTGGTCACCCGCTACGAAGAGGAATTGCGCGCCGGCCACGGCCGCGTCCCTGCACTGGAACGGGCCATGACCCACACCGGCCAGGGCATCCTGACCGGGGCACTCACCACCGCCGGCGGTTTCTGGGCCATGACCCTCACCAACTTCAAGGGCATTCAAGAAATGGGCTGGATCTGCGGCGGCGGCATGGTCATCTGCCTCATCACCACCCTCACCTTCCTGCCCGCCCTCCTCCTGGCCGGCCGCCAGAACCTGTACGACGAAACCTCCGTGCAAATACCCGTGCGGGCCCGAATCGAGCAACTCTGGCTGCGCCGGCCCCGCTGGGTGCTGGCCCTGGCCGTCGCCCTGACGCTCCTCACCGGTACCCTGGCACTCCGCATGCGCTTCGATTACAACCTGCTCAATCTCCAAAGCCAGAGCCTGCCCGCCGTCGTCTTCAGCAAAAAATTGATTCTATCTGCCGGACGTTCCCTGTTGTATGGCGTGGTCATCGCCGATTCCCTGCCGGAAGCGCGCCAACTCCAAACCCGCCTGGAAGCACTTCCCGCCGTGGCATCCGTGGAAAGCCTCGTGCCCCTCCTCACCCCCGAGCCGGGTCGCAAAAGCGAAATCATTCGACAAACCCGCGACCTGACCCGACAACTGCCCCTGCCGGAGCCCGATCCGGCACCGGTGGCCCTGCAGGACCTGAGCCGCACCCTCTGGGCCCTCGGCGGGTACCTCGGCCTGGCACTCGAATCCCTCACCCCCGATCAGCAGGAGCTCCGTTCCACCCTGGAACGCCTGCGCGAAACCGTCACAAGCCTCCGCCGCAGCATGCTCGATGAAACCCTGGGCACCGATACCCAACGCGCCGAAAAACTCGCCGCCTACCAGCGCGCCTTCTTCCAGGACCTCCGCGAAACCCTCCAAGCCCTGCAACAACAGGACCCCGAGGTGCCCGTGCAGCTGCAAGACCTTCCCGCCGCACTGCGCGAACGCTTCGTGGGCGTTCACGGCAAGCTGCTGTTGCAGGTCTTTCCCAGGGAGGACGTCTGGCAACGCAAGCCCCAGGAGGAATTCGTGCGGCAACTCCGCACGGTGGACCCCGACGCCACCGGAACCCCCGTCCAGCTCTACGAATACACCACCCTGCTGAAAGAAAGTTATGAACAGGCCGCCTGGTACGCCCTGGCCGCCATCATCCTGCTGGTCGGATGGCACTTCCGCAACCCCGTTGCGGTGGCCCTCTCCCTGTTGCCGGTGGGCTTGGGCATGGTCTGGCTCATGGGCTGGATGATCTGGCGCGACGTTTCCTTCAACCCCGCCAACATCATGACCCTTCCCCTGGTCATCGGCATCGGTGTCACCAACGGCATCCACATCCTGACCCGCTACGCCGAGGAACAGCAGCCGGGTCTCCTGGCCCGCAGTACGGGCAAGGCGGTCCTCGTCTCCGGACTCACCACCGTCGCCGGTTTCGGCAGCCTCATGCTCGCAGATCATCAGGGCATCGCCAGCCTCGGCTTCGTCATGAGCGCAGGCGTCACCACCTGCATGGTGGCAGCCCTGACCGTCCTGCCGGCCCTCCTCGTCGTCCTGCACCAGGCACGACACCGCCCGCTCTGA
- a CDS encoding 1-deoxy-D-xylulose-5-phosphate reductoisomerase, translated as MKNVVILGSTGSIGTSALKVVEDLPDRLRVVGLAAGTNASLLYEQARRHRPRLVCLRDPAAAARLAAAPDLPCKVCSGEEGLIRLATLPEADIVLLAIVGTAGLRPALAAIRAGKDLALASKEVLVMAGSIVMREARARGVRILAVDSEHSAIFQCLDGRPIESVRKLWLTASGGPFRDPNQWPKHRFSEIRLQDALRHPSWVMGRKITIDSATLFNKGLEMIEARWLFDIPIERVEVLIHPQSVIHSMVEFVDGSWLAQLSTPDMCLPIQYALTYPERVPNNRVQTDFVKLGSLTFEAPDRERFPALDLARRAGQIGGTMPTVLNAANEVAVAAFVEGRLSFAEIPERVRRTMDAHQPVQDPTLDQILEADAWARRVALEI; from the coding sequence ATGAAGAACGTCGTCATTCTCGGCAGCACCGGTTCCATCGGAACCAGCGCCTTGAAAGTCGTGGAAGATCTGCCGGACCGACTCCGCGTGGTCGGCCTGGCCGCCGGAACCAACGCCAGCCTGTTATACGAACAGGCCCGACGCCACCGGCCCCGGCTGGTCTGCCTCCGGGATCCGGCCGCAGCAGCCCGCCTGGCCGCCGCCCCGGACCTGCCCTGCAAAGTCTGCAGCGGTGAGGAAGGCCTGATCCGACTGGCCACGCTGCCGGAAGCCGACATCGTCCTGTTGGCCATCGTCGGCACCGCAGGTCTCCGCCCGGCCCTGGCGGCCATCCGGGCCGGTAAGGACCTGGCCCTGGCCTCAAAGGAAGTCCTGGTTATGGCCGGTTCCATCGTCATGCGCGAAGCCCGGGCCCGCGGCGTGCGCATCCTGGCCGTCGACAGCGAGCACTCGGCCATTTTCCAATGCCTGGACGGCCGGCCCATCGAATCGGTCCGCAAACTCTGGTTAACCGCTTCCGGCGGACCGTTCCGGGACCCCAACCAATGGCCCAAACATCGATTCTCCGAGATCCGGTTGCAGGACGCCCTCCGCCATCCCAGCTGGGTCATGGGCCGCAAAATCACCATCGATTCCGCCACCCTCTTCAACAAGGGCCTGGAAATGATCGAAGCCCGATGGCTGTTCGACATTCCCATCGAACGCGTCGAAGTCCTCATCCACCCGCAGAGCGTCATCCATTCCATGGTGGAATTCGTGGACGGTTCCTGGCTGGCACAACTCTCCACACCGGACATGTGCCTGCCCATCCAATACGCCCTCACCTACCCCGAACGGGTGCCCAACAACCGCGTTCAAACCGACTTCGTCAAGCTGGGCAGCCTGACCTTCGAAGCGCCCGACCGGGAGCGATTCCCGGCGCTGGACCTGGCACGCCGCGCCGGGCAGATCGGTGGCACCATGCCCACCGTCCTCAACGCAGCCAACGAAGTCGCCGTCGCGGCTTTCGTGGAAGGACGTCTCTCGTTCGCTGAAATCCCCGAACGCGTCCGCCGAACCATGGACGCCCACCAACCCGTCCAGGACCCCACACTGGACCAGATCCTGGAAGCGGACGCCTGGGCCCGTCGCGTAGCACTGGAAATCTGA
- a CDS encoding phosphatidate cytidylyltransferase, with the protein MASSILLWTAVLLALFSDHPAVATWVFLGIMVVLAAAGLMEFYGLAAQRGLPAFRICGLLGGTLLMVGTFLHCTGRLGIHGSPARVNDFETSFLILFVLGLAVRLLVSGPTGQGLPAMAVSLLGLLYVPWLLNFIQKIHFFPGIEGLGRYYVLYFLVVTKLSDTGAYIVGSLCGRHKMAPRISPGKTWEGFAGALLFSTGASLALAALLGSHLPGMRTDHALILGLILGAGAVVGDLIESLWKREAAVKDSGRWFPGIGGLLDLLDSLLFNAPLMYLYLRHVLTRP; encoded by the coding sequence TTGGCCTCCTCCATCCTCCTCTGGACCGCCGTCCTCCTGGCCCTGTTCTCCGATCATCCGGCGGTCGCCACCTGGGTCTTCCTCGGTATCATGGTGGTCCTGGCCGCCGCCGGTCTGATGGAGTTTTACGGTCTGGCGGCACAACGGGGTTTGCCGGCCTTCCGAATCTGCGGCCTGTTGGGCGGCACCCTGCTCATGGTCGGCACCTTTCTCCATTGCACCGGCAGACTCGGCATCCATGGCAGCCCGGCCCGGGTCAACGACTTCGAAACCAGCTTCCTCATCCTCTTTGTCCTCGGCTTGGCGGTGCGGCTGCTGGTCTCCGGTCCCACGGGTCAGGGCCTGCCCGCCATGGCCGTGAGCCTGCTGGGACTCCTCTACGTGCCCTGGCTGCTCAATTTCATCCAAAAAATCCACTTTTTCCCGGGTATCGAAGGGCTGGGCCGCTACTACGTCCTCTATTTCCTGGTCGTCACCAAATTGAGCGACACCGGCGCGTACATCGTCGGTTCCTTGTGCGGCCGCCACAAAATGGCCCCTCGAATCAGCCCGGGCAAAACTTGGGAAGGTTTCGCCGGCGCCCTTCTCTTCTCCACGGGCGCCAGCCTTGCCCTGGCCGCGCTGTTGGGGTCGCACCTGCCCGGCATGCGCACGGACCACGCCCTGATCCTGGGCCTGATCCTGGGCGCCGGCGCGGTGGTGGGCGATCTTATCGAGTCGCTCTGGAAACGCGAGGCAGCCGTCAAGGACTCCGGCCGTTGGTTCCCGGGCATCGGCGGCCTGCTGGACCTCTTGGACAGCCTCCTCTTCAACGCGCCCCTGATGTACCTCTATCTGCGCCACGTACTGACCCGTCCATGA